Within the Erigeron canadensis isolate Cc75 chromosome 6, C_canadensis_v1, whole genome shotgun sequence genome, the region TTCTCCACAAAGATCTTCACCGCATTCTCCACCCATTCTATAATGGAGGAGCACTAATATAATCTCCCCACTCACTTCCCCCATTACTACTAACCCTTACACAACTCTAACAACGAACCTATCCATGATATCATTAATTGTATATTACAAAAAGGATTACGAGATTGAATCATGTCAATATATACAATCTATGATGACTCATTTATAAATGtgatatatacttgtgttttaCAGTACTtattaaagagaatgaaacaTGTCAATATGAGTTAAATGCATATAAGAACAACATATTAATTTGCTTTCATTTGGAGCATTGTACTCACATCATAAACTATGTAAAAGAATGTTAAATAATGAACATAAATTTGCATAGTATAATATGAAACGCAATCAAGTCCATCTAAATCAAAGACTCATCTTTCCGAAGTAATTTGTAAAAGAAATATCTCATCCATTTAACTATATTCTATGATCTGGACAATTTTTATTCTTAGAAGGCCAATGAGTAATGCCAAATCGCCAACAACTATACAATGCATTGTAGTACTCTTCAATGAGGCCAGTGCTAGTACTGTATGACATGCATAAGTGAGCTAAAGTTGTAGACTTATCTAAGGACCATACGTTTTCATGACAATCTAGATAATATGGATTTGAATCAAACTTATATTCAATTGAaactataaatacataaaaatagaaCATGTggattttcatatatttttataaaaaaaattgcaatTCGTAGCCttcaaagttatatatgtataacataTAATAGAATGTTAAacatggagaaaaaaaaaaaaaatctatcccCTAAAAATATACAACATTTTGTTAAGCCTTATTCATAACCGTAATGAAATAGCAAactccttttaaaaaaaaaaaacatttattaattcaataatTAAAGGGCACCGGTGATGGAGTGGAGTGGGCCACCGAAAATAGGGTTGATGATTTGTAGGACTGCCCCAATGGGCCAACGGGTCCATTAACCAGTGACATGAAAGCAACTCATGCAATTACTAATTATATGCAATTGAAATCTTACCCTTTTAGTTTGGTATGATGATTAAAATGTAGACTTCGTATTTCTGCCAATCAACCAAAAAgaaaactggtttcaaaaaggGTATGAAAATACTTCCGATGTTCCATCATGACACTTTGGCTTCACATGTTACAATTTCATGGATTTGTGAAAATGGCATCTAAGATATTTCGTAAAATTGATGTAATACAGTTCAATAGATGATAGACAATCCATTAAACTAGTTTAACCTGGAAATTGAACTGAATTACTGTTTTTTAACTTAACTAAAAATTGTacattaacaattttttttttatgtacattaacttaattaatatatttaacgAAACATATGTGAATATTCTAtcaccctaagcttagatatatcatgaaaaacaaaacattGGGATTTTGTAAAATATGAGAAGAACAAAAATTGAAGTTTGCTTTATTTTatggataaataagtaaattCAGGCATGAAAGTTAAGTGGGGCTTTAACCCATGGTATATATTTTCACCCAAAATCAGCTTTCTTTTTTAAGATACCATCATGGAATATGACATATCATTTTGGACCCACTATCAAAACCCTTTCTCTAAATTCTTCAATGTTTCATTATTGCTCCATGTTTATCCAATTtccaaattaataataaatgacATTTGTTCTTTACAAATTGTTTAAGTAGGCAAAGCTTGAACACATTACATATAGTCTAGTTAGATGAACAAAAGGTAATCAACTTCTTTTAATTAGTTACAGATCAATAAAAGAATCTAAGCTTTGCTCAATTCATCAGGGGTGACGTTTAACGCTTATGCTACGAATTAACTAATGTTAATTAAAGATCTTAATCGCCATATTAAGCCATACAAAAAACACTCTTCAAAGTTACTTTTAACAAAGTTTAAGAAGTTATGAAAATAGTAATGTCACATGTAAACTTGGATCCATTGTTGGTTAGAAAAGATAAATGATGGTGTTTTCCACTAAGTCCAAATGTTCATAAGTGTGCATGGtagaaaaactcaaaaaagtCATAGCCCATGGAGTGATGAATTAATGTAGTCTAATAAAAGTCAGAGACATATAGAGAGGGTGGTGCTATGGCATTGGGGTTGGTCTACTTTATTTGTTGTGCCTAAGCCATTGGCCACATTCACAGGCTTTTACTTTTACAATATTATGAATGAATGATGCATGCTGTTAAAGAGTCTCATCACACATTCCCTTCCTTCTTCTATTCTTTATTTTTGGAATTATACAACTCCGTAGGTACCATCGTTTTCTATTCCAATGGCCATCCCTTTCAATAATTGAAGTTATTGTTTATTAGTATctttcaaataataaacaatcgACATATATACAGaatatccatatctatatctatatagaatgaaattttaaaatactctaAGAGAAAGCTAAAGTGTGGTTACTTTTTTATGGAGGTTGGTTGGTTTGGTGTTGGCCCATTAATGGACATGAATCAAAATAACCCGCCCTGTTGTTCTTTTCTATCTCTTTTGATTCTGGAAGAATGCTATACCAATTCGATTTCTTTCTCTCTATGATATTAATGTGATTTGTTTTTATGGGCAAAGTAAGTGTCGTTTTCTTTGTTGAATTattattgatttgatttgatatattGTGATGTTAACATTTGAAGCAGGAAATGTCATTCATCATCAAAAGATTACAATTTTATTATTCACGTGTTGATCAAGACCATCCAATTAGCTAGCGGCCCATtctttacatgtatatattaatcGGGTCGGATGATTTTACTTTAAGGTTATCCTATCTGTATAAAAGATTAATTGGCCTAATGCAGAATGCACTATAAGTTAATTGTATACATTCAACAATACCTTAAATCATCAGCCCCTAACAACTTTTCGTTTTCAACCAGATAAGATGAAACCTAGATCAGCCACTCCAGCACTCGCTGGGTAATAAAAGCTCTTGCCGGGGGGTGAAGTCCTCTGTGATCCTTGACTTATCGGGGGTAGTTTTGAGAGTAAGATCAAGTATGACTAGAATTAGtgccgtaaaaaaaaaaaaaattacatgaaaCATAGATCCTACATGTCTGATTGAATAATGTTCGTATTTGACATTATTTTGTACGAGTACATGAGTTAAACAAATAATCCCAAATATAAATGGAGGGAGACCCCAAGAcgtcattttattataaatccaATGTGATATTAGCTCACTTGGTAAAGGCTATTGTCTTTTGAGGTAAGGACCAAAGTTTAAACTTTAACATGCTGTTATTTAGTAATATTTGGGGTAGTTTATAATTAGTGTAGAatttatctttcaaaaaaaaagaactagCCGATTATGATTAACTAGGGAAAGTGctcgcgcattgcggcggtgagatgataggggtgataggtcataggatgTGATAGCCAAACGCTTTATCCGCACGGGCTCCGCCTtcacatttaaaaattcatcaaacgtATATCGAattacatctctaatgaaaaaacataaaattttaagaacactcatacaatttttataatttatagatatacggtttttgagataaaagattttaaatgaattaaatgaataaaataatttatggaagacagaaaaaaaaaattagtggttgagatttgatgaaaGAGAacaaaatgagtgattgagatttaaggatattataacGTATATTAGCTGAatttgtttaaattagtaaataacaaataaaataggGATATTTTAGGTATTTCAACTTATGaattgagattttcaaaaagTACAAAATGTTTTACGTTATAAGATATTATAGATGAGTAAAAGTTTACTAGGTTCGGTTCTTCGTGGTGCACTTGGTTTAATGCGATGAATAGTTTTGAATGAGTTGTCGTATGTAAGACATGATCAATTGAATTGGTCCCAAAGTCTTAGAATAGCAAGCTACTGGTGTTTGTACGCCATAATCGGGACAAAAGGGTAGAAATGTATTGGTAGTGGGTACAAAATTGATTGAAGCTTTGCATCAACAGTATGGACCAGTTACAAAGCTGTGAAATTTGGGCCATTAATTTTCACATTCATTCGGGATTCCAgccattaataataaaagtgcTTGATTTGCTTAACCATCCATCCATACattcattaaatatttattattaagtgGTTAGAAGTTTACAACTAGAAGTGGAGTAGTGAAGAGTATATAGAATTGATTCCCAGGTCCGCATGTTAATCAAGCTTGGTTATGTCaaagaaaaaattacaatagTAAATTTGTAAATGAACATATTATAAAGCTTCATTCTTCAAATTTCTAAAACCACAATACCAACAAGGGTGTGTgtattttctcttattttttaaaGACCATCAATATGTTATTCCAAGAGGCAAGGGCAactaaatatctatatctatactatcatataaagcattttgttttttttttttttaattttaaaagataatttaaactacctaaattactctctttctttattcactaatttaaatatatctacctaatatacctataataaccttaaatcccaattactaatatttttctctctcttacataaatcattttattcctctaatttattaaaaatcttttatctcataaactgtatatcgataaattataaaaattgtatgagcgttcttaaaatttaatgctttttcattagagatattattcgatatactttcaacgaatttttataTCCGAGTACGGagtccgtacggctaagacatttggctatcacactctataacttatcacctcaccatctcaccgctgcattgcgcgtGTACTATTGCTCGTATATATCAACTCATGTACAAACTTTTTCATTCCAATGGCTATATCAGTAATAGTTTTTCCATTTGATCTCTCCCAATTAATCAAGCGACCTcttatctaaatttttttgtcttgattttaataatatttgccTATATAAACATTGTACGAGTAACGAGTAGATTGTAGTAAATTAATTGTCAGTAGAATCATATTGTCACCAAACGTAGGGAATTGATGATTAAGAATTgagtaaattttaaaaatgatgtTGTCTTGCAACATTTATATAGCACGCAATATATCCACTATAAAAGTGATACCAATGATGATAACGAAGGATCATGATATCTAATTCTTTGTATatgtttaattgtttttcaagttttaaaacAAGGGTATCAACATAATACATGAATTTTGCTAATGTGCCCATGCATGTACGTGTTTAATTAACATAGAAACAAACAAAACGTATCCTAATCAGCGATCAAAGTGATTCTACTGACAATTAATTTACTACAATAAAACgtgtttaattgtttttcaagttttaaaaaaatatccaTAACACTTTTTTAAACTACTCAATTTGAAACAACAAAACGTTACTAGgattttagggaaaaaaaacaaactggATAACAACCAACATAAGCTAGTCCCTTATCAGCTTGGATGTATCCTAATCAGCGATCAAAGTGAACGTAGCTGACTCACTGATCAAATTCTGAAGGTCACGAAGGAAAGCTATGAGAATGGATGATATATTTGGACGTTGGATATTCTGTTGCTACAAAGGAGACTTTGCATGGCGTGTATCATTTATTTGTTCTGCTACATGGCAATTTGTGATTGTATTATTGTTTGTGCCTATCATCTTGCTGAtgactttatttatttatataaaattattttgcCGTTCACAAAAAATGTCTTAAAAGCAGATATGGATCAGTTTACAAAACAGTCATTAATATgtgtttatattatttagagcatggtacccgtgcaatgcggcggcgaaCCAGTGATGACAGTGGTGgcgacatctattggtgtaggtaaaacGTAAAAGTATCTTATTTAAAGGGTTagtggagatattttataatataattgactaatggtgtaatttgatattaagggttgatgatgatttaattcattaagggcattatggtcaattcgcatgtccCATTTATGTAAACATagaggttataatttttatatagtagtatagaagtagGGATGAGCCGAAAATCCCGAGTCCCGTCCCGATCCCGGTACCGGGAAGTGGTACCGAGTCCCAAGTGGGATCGGGACCAGTATTAGAATTTGATGGTTTTCGGGATTGGGACCGGGACGGGACCGGGAAAATCCCACGAACTACGGGATTTCCCGGTACCGTCCCGATCCCGCCTTATTTGGGACGGGACCAGTACCACATTTTTGGGATTTTCGGGACCGGAACCGTCGGTATCGGGACTGGTACGGGACGGGACCGGTCCCACGCCCATCCCTATATAGAAGTATAATTATATAGAAgtataagtatagatatatgtttcaAACTTTCAATGCCAATAGTTTCTACACTTTGATATATTATGACGAATAGGATTTTTCAATTCAACAAGAGACAAAATCTATAAACAAGAAAAGAGAAGGGTCATATTCAAGGATCTTAAAACAAATGGAATTTACTTTGTCGAATCAAAAATATTGTTTAAGTTAATATAAGAAATGTGATCTTAGGTCAGTTGGACATTAGAAAATAGAAACTTTCTTGGATCCTGGGAGGAACAATTGCAACTGCCACCATATGCAGCCAAAGATAAAgcttaaaaaaagaataaccaggaataatcatgaaaagtaaAGTTTTGAATATGAAATCCCAAGATAAAACCCTCAAAAGTTTTCTTGCTCACAAACCCACCACTACATTCCAAAACAACTTGCATATCTTTAAAGGTCCAAAAATACTATAATTAAATTGATGCAGAAGAAATATGTCTTATATTTTTAAGGGATATTTAAAAGCAAATTGTATTCATTTAAATTTACGGACAAAGAATTTATATAAACTGTAAATTGATATGACCTTTTCTAATTCATGGTATGCGGACAGAACGAGTCTTTAACCAAGGCTTATAAACTCATTTTAGACCACCGTCAATGTTATACCTAGTAGGTTCGAAGTTAAGACCATTTTAGAATGTTAACCATTATATTGGAGGTCTTTTAAGAGATCTATTAAAGAACATTACTATTTAAATTCTAACATAACAGATAAAAGtacaaaaaagtaaattaatttgGGAATAATGAAGTGtaataaagaaaaggaaaaggtaAAGGCAACAACAGAGTAGTTGTTTTCAAGTTAAGCCAGAACAAAAATGTGTATAGAAACTAGGAACAAGTAGTTGTATAGAAACACAAGTAGAAAGAAGTAgaaaatcatcatcatattcatcatcatcatcatcttcaatcACCAAACATTTCCactcaacaaaagaaacaatCATCATAAACATGAACATAAAACATCATCTCCAGCCAACCAGCACTCCTAAAAAGCAACCATCAAACCTCTTCATTTCATTCCATCCTTAAAATCAAGAAATCTCATTCTTCCTGCCCACAATCACATATCACAATTAACCACCATGAATCACCTTATGCCAGCATTCAATCTCTTCATTATCTTCTTGTTCCTTTGTCTACCCGTTTTTTGCTCAGCTGCCACGGCTAACCTTCCTCTCCAACTTGTTTCACTTCTTTCTCTTAAGACATCTCTAACAGACCCATTGAATACCTTTCAAGATTGGGATCCCTCGCCTGCATTATCTAAACCAGGATTTGAACCCGTTTGGTGTAACTGGTCTGGTATAAAATGCAACCCGAAAACATTTGAGATCAATACATTAGATATCTCCAACAGAAACCTCTCTGGAACCATTCCAGATAACATCAAGTACTTAACACACATACACCATTTAAACATCAGTGTCAATTCTTTCTCAGGGACTCTACCACAGTCCATTTTCGAGCTCACTTTTCTTCGCACTCTAGACATCAATCATAACTATTTCAATTCAACATTTCCACCCGGGATTTCGAAACTCaagtttcttactttctttAATGCATATAGCAACAATTTCACCGGGCCGTTGCCCATAGAGTTTGTTGGCTTGCGTTTTTTGGAACATCTTAATCTCAGTGGAAGCTACTTTGAAGGTAAAATTCCTAAAACTTACGGCGGTTTTAATAAACTGAAGTACTTATACTTGGCTGGTAATAGCCTAAGTGGTGAAATTCCATCCGAGTTAGGGCATATCACATCTCTAGAACATTTACAAATCGGATACAATGCTTTCTCTGGCACGGTACCAATAGAATTTGCTTTGTTGTCAAATTTGTCTTTCCTTGACATTTCGGGTGCAAATCTTTCTGGTGAATTTCCTGTCACATTAACTAACTTGTCGAAGCTAGAGACGTTGctgattttcaaaaacaactTGTATGGTGAAATACCATCAAGTATTGGCAATTTGAAAGATGTAAGGGTCCTCGATTTGTCGAATAATAAATTCTCAGGGAGCATACCAGAAGAAATATCTTCATTGAAGAATCTAATGGAGCTGAATTTGATGAACAACGATTTAACAGGCGAGGTCCCAGAAGGTATTGGTGAGCTTCCGCGGCTTGAGTTTCTGTCTCTATGGAACAATTCACTCACTGGAATTCTGCCACAAAAACTAGGTTTGAATTCTAGATTACAAAAACTTGATGtatcttcaaattctttaaCTGGTCCAATTCCACCAAATCTGTGTTTGGGGAACACTCTAGTAAAACTCATACTCTTTTCCAACAAACTTTCGGGTGCTATTCCATCATCTTTAGCTAACTGCACCTCGCTATTGAGGTTTCGTGTGCAAAATAACAGACTAAACGGGTCAATTCCTGTCGGGTTTGGGCGTTTACCTAATATTACTTTCATGGAGATGAGTGATAACAATTTCACGGGACCAATTCCATCAGACTTAGCAAATGCGGTTAGATTAGAGTATCTAAACATATCTGGAAATTCATTTGGAAGCGGATTACCATCAAATATCTGGAGTGCACCAAGTTTACAAATATTTTCTGCTAGCTCAAGTAAACTCACAGGTAAAATCCCAAAGTTTCAAGGCTGTGATAACTTCTACAAGATAGAAATCGCGGGGAACCAATTGAGTGATAGCATTCCTTGGGATATTGGTCATTGTATGAAGTTGATTACATTGAACGCAAGGCATAATTCATTGACAGGCATCATTCCATGGGAAATCTCGACTCTGCCTTCGATAACAGAAGTCGATCTTTCACATAATTTCTTTACTGGTACAATCCCTTCTACTTTTGGTAACTGTAGTACTTTAGAAAGTTTCAACGTTTCGTACAATCAGCTCACGGGGGCTGTGCCTACGTTCGGGCCTGCATTTTCAAGTTTACATCCGTCTTCATTCACCGGAAATGAAGGACTTTGTGGTGGAGTACTCAAGAAGCCGTGTGGTTCTGAACCTGAAGCAGACATAAAGCCACAGGAGCCAAAGAAGACTGCTGGGGTGCTTGTTTGGATATTAGCTGCCGCTTTTGGTGTAGGCCTTTTCATCCTCCTAGCCGGAAGCAAGTGCTTCCGTGCAGCATACCAGCGACGGTTCGTGGTAGAAGAAAGAGAGGTTGGGCCGTGGAAAATAACTGCCTTCCAGCGCTT harbors:
- the LOC122603644 gene encoding leucine-rich repeat receptor-like protein kinase TDR — encoded protein: MNHLMPAFNLFIIFLFLCLPVFCSAATANLPLQLVSLLSLKTSLTDPLNTFQDWDPSPALSKPGFEPVWCNWSGIKCNPKTFEINTLDISNRNLSGTIPDNIKYLTHIHHLNISVNSFSGTLPQSIFELTFLRTLDINHNYFNSTFPPGISKLKFLTFFNAYSNNFTGPLPIEFVGLRFLEHLNLSGSYFEGKIPKTYGGFNKLKYLYLAGNSLSGEIPSELGHITSLEHLQIGYNAFSGTVPIEFALLSNLSFLDISGANLSGEFPVTLTNLSKLETLLIFKNNLYGEIPSSIGNLKDVRVLDLSNNKFSGSIPEEISSLKNLMELNLMNNDLTGEVPEGIGELPRLEFLSLWNNSLTGILPQKLGLNSRLQKLDVSSNSLTGPIPPNLCLGNTLVKLILFSNKLSGAIPSSLANCTSLLRFRVQNNRLNGSIPVGFGRLPNITFMEMSDNNFTGPIPSDLANAVRLEYLNISGNSFGSGLPSNIWSAPSLQIFSASSSKLTGKIPKFQGCDNFYKIEIAGNQLSDSIPWDIGHCMKLITLNARHNSLTGIIPWEISTLPSITEVDLSHNFFTGTIPSTFGNCSTLESFNVSYNQLTGAVPTFGPAFSSLHPSSFTGNEGLCGGVLKKPCGSEPEADIKPQEPKKTAGVLVWILAAAFGVGLFILLAGSKCFRAAYQRRFVVEEREVGPWKITAFQRLNFTAEDVVECLSMTDKILGMGSTGTVYKAEMPSGEIIAVKKLWGKHKETIRRRRGVLAEVEVLGNVRHRNIVRLLGCCSNRESTMLLYEYMPNGSLDDLLHGKNKCDNLIADWLTRYKIALGVAQGICYLHHDCDPVIVHRDLKPSNILLDGEMEARVADFGVAKLIQCDESMSVIAGSYGYIAPEYAYTLQVDEKSDIYSFGVVLMEIISGKTSVDSEFGDGNSIVDWVRSKMKSKEGIKDVLDKNAGASCSSVREEMMLLLRVALLCTSRNPADRPSMRDVVSMLQEAKPKRKSPDNGRVVVNTGAKPPPPPQKETADC